In Molothrus aeneus isolate 106 unplaced genomic scaffold, BPBGC_Maene_1.0 scaffold_43, whole genome shotgun sequence, a single genomic region encodes these proteins:
- the EXOSC4 gene encoding LOW QUALITY PROTEIN: exosome complex component RRP41 (The sequence of the model RefSeq protein was modified relative to this genomic sequence to represent the inferred CDS: inserted 1 base in 1 codon) — protein sequence MAGLELVSDAGFRADGRRPDELRKVRARLGVLARADGSAYLEQGNTKVLAAVYGPHEVRGSRAKAXPDRALLSVRCSSAPFAGGGERRRRPAQGGSDRRSGERALLLRGVLEGAVLGQLYPRSQIDVHVQVLQADGGELGASVSAAGLALLDAGVALRGAVVAGSAGLAEPPAGPPVALSDLSAAEEAAGGPRLAVATVAGSGQLALCQLSARLHQERLRPVLDAAQAACQGLHAVLDSVVRARLRQDTAMEH from the exons ATGGCGGGGCTGGAGCTGGTGTCGGACGCGGGGTTCCGGGCGGACGGGCGGCGGCCGGACGAGCTGCGCAAGGTGCGGGCCCGGCTCGGGGTGCTGGCCCGGGCCGACGGCTCGGCCTACCTGGAGCAGGGCAACACCAAGGTGCTGGCGGCCGTGTACGGCCCGCACGAG GTTCGGGGGTCCCGAGCCAAGG CCCCGGACCGGGCCCTGCTCAGTGTCCGCTGCAGCTCGGCCCCGTTCGCCGGGGGCGGCGAGCGGCGCCGGCGGCCGGCGCAGGGCGGGAGCGACCGCAGGTCCGGGGAGCGAGCGCTGCTGCTGCGGGGCGTGCTGGAGGGAGCCGTGCTCGGCCAGCTCTACCCGCGCTCGCAGATCGACGTGCACGTCCAG GTTCTCCAGGCCGATGGAGGCGAGCTCGGTGCCAGCGTGAGCGCGGCAGGGCTGGCGCTGCTGGACGCGGGCGTGGCGCTGCGCGGGGCCGTGGTGGCCGGGTCGGCCGGGCTGGCCGAGCCCCCGGCCGGGCCCCCGGTGGCCCTGAGTGACCTGAGCGCGGCCGAGGAGGCGGCCGGGGGCCCCAGGCTGGCCGTGGCCACGGTGGCGGGCAGCGGGCAGCTggccctgtgccagctcagtGCCCGCCTGCACCAGGAGCGGCTGCGGCCCGTGCTGGACGCTGCCCAGGCcgcctgccaggggctgcacgCCGTGCTGGACAGCGTGGTGAGGGCCAGGCTGCGCCAGGACACCGCCATGGAGCACTGA